agtagctgccgccattgttagAGACTGGAATttgctgggctgcgctatgaattctgagataggttgggccacgaaggacacactcGACCCATCCgtcaaattcagggaaatgaaggacgcatttgtcagCTGCATTTGGAGGAATCTTTAAaatgggacagccttcgtcgcctggctgtgacgtaattGGCCTTCGAATGATGCGGCCTATGAATTGGGACATACCTtttatctacaaatgcatctcaaagctgtctgtgaaggttctccgTCATcgaggtcatcgtagtctaaggagcatggaaaaaaaaacatctggacTTCGTTAAATTGCTTGaggacgtttcacctctcatccgagagacttcttcagttctagggtcaaatacTGGACTGGTGCTCtgtgactctccaccatttgaccctagaactgaataAGCTTCTCGGATTAGAGGTGAAGCTAAACCAAGTGACAAGAAAAACTATGGAAactacatgaaaacaaaaacatgaatgaaTTCAAAGTAGAATAATAATTCTAACACAACTCAGAATGGAAGAACATTAATAGAAAGAATAGTAAAACTCAACctacaataataattaaaactaaAGCTGTGGAATAATAATTAAAAGCAAACTTAAAACTTTCAATAACAACCTGAAATCACAAAATAACCCATCAAGACTCACAGGCAATGACATATTTAGGACTTATGTTAAATTATGTTTTAGGTCATAAATGGTTTTAATTGCAGCTACTGTTGTGTGCAAAATTGCAGAATCTCCATAATAAATTTGTCTAAAAGTCATAGTTTTATCAAGAGTGAGTCTTTTTGACTGGGAAAAACATAAACCTGCCACTTTTACTTATCCAAAATGTCTGATGAGGTTCCTTTGCTGGAATGGAGCATTTTCTTTATTCCAAACATGATGCTGCTAATTTAAAGCAAATGACCTGCTAATTACAATATATTTGAAAATATCTCGACTTTAATGACAAAGTATAAAGTAGTATTGCTTCTGATAACAACCTCAGAGGCTTTAAACCTTTAGGGGTGCATTTACTTTGCTATCTGTGGTAAACGAACGTCTGTGTAACGTATACACCCATGGTGAGAGCGGAAAAACTGCGCGATCACTTCTTAGAGAGGAAAATAAATATAGGTGTTACCATAATTTTACATGAGATATCCTGTGGcattttagaatagaatagaatagaattcaactttattgtcattggaCATGTCACTAGTACGAGGTAACGAAATGCAGTCAGAGGATATCATAATCGACTACATTACGGTTCTTTCACAAAAACTCTTGTGTATTCTTGCAATCTTAAATTGTATTCTTGAATTGATTTACCACctttaaaaatatttgcaaaGCTGATTTTCCTCAAATATTTGAAACATTTAATTCAATTGCTGGAAATGTGTtgtacataaaaaacaaaaatgagatCTAGacaaaacagtttattttactgaaaaataaataaaaagacagaaagcatCCACTATGCACTTACTATCAAAAATAAGGGAAATCTGAATAAAAATCATTTAATTATAGTTAGACAGCAGAACAACAATGAGGAGGCTTGAATTCAAATGCTCAAAGTAtagatatacagtatatacaacATAATCAAAATTGACTTTCAGCGTGTGTACATACATGTGATATGCTGTTAACATTAACCTTCTATCAGCAGTGAAGCATGCAGCATCATATCCTGTTTGTTTTCACACATTCAAGCTGCAAACCTCCCATGCATGACACCATGCAACTACATCACAAATGCAATAACTCGTCTTTCAAGTATTTTTTAAgtattatttttgctttttagtaaaaagcaacatttttgtgtttcttacaAAAGTCTCAGATGAGTCTCAGATGAGGCGTACTCCTCATGTTCATCGGCACATTTCAAGTATCCGTGAGGTTAGAGGTGTACAGACTAGTGACAGCTTGGCGAGCTTGTTGGAGTAGCTGTCTGAGCTGAGAACAAACATCTTCACTTACATGCAGGTAAACTAGAGGATTGAGCGCACTGTTCAGACACACAAGGCCACGGCTTATCTGATGACCAATATAGACTCCATTAGACCATTTATGACATGTCCCCTTGATTACGCTTAGTCTTGACAAGAGGTtgagattttttaatatatgatAGGGGATGTAACAAACAGAGAACAGAAGAATCAAGATGAATAACAACTTTAAGCTTCTTTGTTTCAGTACTTCATCAATGTTATCATTGTGGCAGAGAACAGCAATCATATGTCCATAGCAGCTGAGGGTGATGAACAGGGGGATGCAAAATCCAGTGAGTGTCCATCCCAAACTGTATTTCAGATAATCTTCAATGTACTTTTCAGAGGTGGTATCAAAACACTTCTTAGTATTGTTTATGGGTGATTTGGGGACGAACATGTCTGGAAGACTTTGAACACTCACCAACAGCCAGACCATGACTGAGATAGCCACAGAATGAGTCACAGTTATTCTCCCCATCATCCTCATTGGATGGACAATAGCCAAGTACCTGTACACACTGATACAGGTGAGGAATCCAATGCTGCCGTATAAATTCAGGTTGAAGAAGAATCTTGTTGTCTTGCAAAAGGCTTCTCCAAAGATCCACTGATCACCCTTGAAGTAGTACACCATCAGAAAAGGGAGTGTGAGCAAATACAAAATGTCTGCAAGTCCAAGGTTGAAAACGAAAACAGAGACATTCCCCAGTTTCTCCcatttctgcagcactgaccTCAATCCCAGTCCGTTAGCCACCATGCCAGTGATGAATACTAAAATGTAGACAGGTGGCAGGAATTTTCCTGTAAAGTCAAAGCTGATGCAAGAAGACTTGTTCATTGCGTCCTTGATAGCAGTCGGTACAATTCCTCCTCCTCGATGAGTGAGAGCCTTCACTGCACAGatcaaagcacacacacatttatacactTCCTGAGTTGCGTCTGTGGGCTATGAGATAACTGACTCACCTCTTTCactgaaaacaggaaaatgtaaCCATGCAGAAGTGGCAGTTTTCACACGTTTATACActcttttgtttgctctcatCCTGACAAAGCCATATGAGAAGTGAAAAGTGAAATAAGTTCAGCTCTAGTTTTTAGCCTATGCTTCCACAGTCTGAATCTCTGGGTTTTCAACATTTATCTTATGCCTGTTCTACAGCGTGGTTCTGTCCTGCCTGTTTAGCAACAATGAGACTGCTATGCAACAGAAAATGACCACACAATTAGCTTGTAAAAGCAGTTTCAAAACTTAAATTAACATACCAGAAAATCATTTGTGTGGATGTTACTCTAACACATACTGCCCATATTGATACTGTCCCAGCCTTACCCCAATGGTAGTGTGTTCCCCCAGTAGCACACTGCTCCCCCATCTCCTTTGGGACCTGTGCATAGCACTGTGGGCAGACTTACAAAACAGAGAGAGGTCCACAGTGTACCCACAGTATAGCATGCATTTCCATTCTGCCCTTTGTCTTTGACACAGATGGCAGCAGATCTGGTGCAGTGCTAGCCCAGGTGATACCCGGCGGGGAGAAAGTGGTGGCATACCATAGTCGGGTCTTCAACAAAGCTGAATGCTGCTATTGTGTCACAAGGCGGGAGCTGCTCGCAGTGGTATGTGCCATACACCACTTTAAGTACTACCTCGGGGGCCTCCACTTTACGGTCAGAACTGACCATGCTGCCTTGCAATGGCTCATGCAGCTAGCACGCTGGATTGAGAAGCTGCAGGCTTATGATTTTGAGGTTGTACACAGACCTGGGGCCCAGCACAAAAATGCAGATGCGCTTTCCCGCAGACCCTGTGCCCAAGACGGATGCCACTACTGTGAGAGGAAGGAAGCTCAGGAGGAGGACCAATTGGTGCCCGATGTAAAGTGTGCTGTGACAGGGGTAGAGGAACGGccatcgcctctgtcagtgcgccccagggcagctgtggctacaatgtagctgccatcgccagtgtgtgaatgtgtgtgtgaatgggtgaatgactgaatgtagtgtgaagcactttggggtccttagggactagaaaagcgctatacaaatgcaggccatttaccatctggTCAGAGGCTGGTTGCTGTGGATGCAACAGAGTAGAGACATCAATAGGAGGAGGATGCTGACATCAAACCAGTGCTTGGGTGAACTGAGGAACAGGGACAACCCCATGTTGTCACGGGCCACAAAGGGACTCTGGTCCATGTTTAATGCCTTGTGGCGGTACAATGGAGTGCTGCAAAAGGGCTGGAAGGAACCAGCTACTGGCAAGATGAGGTGGCAGTTGGTGGTCCCGCGGGCCCTGCAGGAGATGGTGCTTCGCGCAGTGTATGGGGCCCCAGGGTCTGGCCACTTTGGTGTCACCAAAACACTCCGCCGCCTCCGGCAGGAATTCTATTGGGCCCAACATAGGCGGGATGTAGAGGAGTTTTGCCGCTGCTGCGACAGCTGTACAGCCCAAAAGTGGCCTACAGCCAAATCCCATGCCCAACTGCAACAGTTTTCGGTAGGGTACCCTATGGAGAGGGTGGGGATGGACATTCAGGGTCCTTTTCCCCGCACAGAAAGGGGAAACCGCTGTATCCTCACAGCTATAGACTATTTCACAAAGTGGCCAGAGGCACACAGTTTACCTGACCAAGAGGCCAAGAAGATTGTGGATGCTCTGGTGGAGGGGATGTTCAGCAGATTTGGGGTGCCTGAAGTAATCCACACGGACCAGGGCAAGAACTTTGAGTCCCGTGTGTTTGCAGCCATGTGCGAGAAACTAGGCTCCCATAAGACCTGTACAACACCCCTCCACCCACAGAGTGATGGTCTCGTTGAGAGATTTAACCATACACTGGCAGAGCAACTGGCGCTAGTGACGGCTAAACATCAACGTGACTGGGACACTCATATTCCCCTGGTCCTCATGGCATATCATTCAAGACTCCA
This region of Maylandia zebra isolate NMK-2024a linkage group LG20, Mzebra_GT3a, whole genome shotgun sequence genomic DNA includes:
- the LOC101475768 gene encoding P2Y purinoceptor 1 produces the protein MNKSSCISFDFTGKFLPPVYILVFITGMVANGLGLRSVLQKWEKLGNVSVFVFNLGLADILYLLTLPFLMVYYFKGDQWIFGEAFCKTTRFFFNLNLYGSIGFLTCISVYRYLAIVHPMRMMGRITVTHSVAISVMVWLLVSVQSLPDMFVPKSPINNTKKCFDTTSEKYIEDYLKYSLGWTLTGFCIPLFITLSCYGHMIAVLCHNDNIDEVLKQRSLKLLFILILLFSVCYIPYHILKNLNLLSRLSVIKGTCHKWSNGVYIGHQISRGLVCLNSALNPLVYLHVSEDVCSQLRQLLQQARQAVTSLYTSNLTDT